A stretch of Litorilinea aerophila DNA encodes these proteins:
- a CDS encoding ABC transporter permease: MGQYALRRLWQMVPVLFIVSMAVFSIIHLIPGNPAEIIAGPNATPEQVQALEQRLGLARPIWTQYLIWLRNVLTGDLGTSYINKYPVRALIAQRIPATVELALASALIGVLIAFPLGILAALRPGSIFDLITTAFSALSFAIPSFYLLVLLILLFSLQLQLLPPSGRPDFSENPTLYLKSILMPALTLGISVAAKLMRYLRSSLLEVLDQEYVRTARAKGLHQRVVMWRHVLPNALIPVVTILGLQVGDLLSGAIIVESIYAWPGIGRLTIQAIGWRDYALLQANVLFIVCAFLLVNLLTDLTYGLLDPRIRLDRQ, encoded by the coding sequence TTGGGTCAATATGCCCTGAGACGGCTGTGGCAGATGGTGCCGGTACTGTTCATCGTCTCCATGGCCGTCTTCTCCATCATCCACCTCATCCCGGGGAACCCGGCTGAGATCATTGCCGGCCCCAACGCGACGCCGGAACAGGTCCAGGCGCTGGAACAGCGGCTGGGGCTGGCTCGCCCCATCTGGACCCAGTATCTCATCTGGCTGCGCAATGTGTTGACGGGGGATTTGGGCACTTCCTACATCAACAAATACCCGGTTCGCGCCCTGATCGCCCAGCGGATCCCGGCCACGGTGGAGCTGGCCCTGGCGTCGGCCCTCATCGGCGTGCTGATCGCCTTTCCCCTGGGCATCCTGGCCGCCCTGCGCCCCGGCAGCATCTTCGACCTGATTACCACGGCCTTCTCGGCCCTCTCTTTCGCCATCCCAAGTTTTTATCTGTTGGTCCTCCTGATCCTCCTCTTCAGCCTGCAGCTCCAGCTTCTGCCGCCGTCCGGCCGGCCGGACTTCAGCGAAAACCCGACCCTCTACCTCAAGTCCATCCTGATGCCCGCCCTGACCCTGGGCATCAGCGTGGCAGCCAAACTGATGCGCTATCTGCGCTCCTCCCTGCTGGAGGTGCTGGACCAGGAATACGTGCGGACGGCCCGGGCCAAGGGGCTGCACCAGCGGGTGGTGATGTGGCGCCACGTGTTGCCCAATGCCCTGATCCCGGTGGTGACCATCCTGGGCCTGCAGGTGGGGGACCTCCTGAGCGGAGCCATCATCGTGGAATCCATCTACGCCTGGCCGGGCATCGGCCGGCTGACCATTCAGGCCATCGGCTGGCGGGACTATGCCCTCCTGCAGGCCAACGTCCTGTTTATCGTTTGCGCGTTTCTCCTGGTCAACCTCCTGACCGACCTGACCTACGGCCTTCTCGACCCACGCATTCGGCTGGATCGACAATGA
- a CDS encoding ABC transporter permease → MAGPTPDRPVGAAAMPAQALLRPSETLFSAAWRALLRHRSGMVGLLITLTLLILALSAPLLAPYDPLEMHAADKLSPPSRTYLLGTDEFGRDLFSRVLYGGRVAFSVGTIAVVMASILGVSIGLVTGYTGGWLDAVSMRFFDALLAFPAILLAIVILAVLGPGIFNAMLAVAIVNIPVFGRLTRANVLSEKHREYVEAARAVGAPPGRILFRTLLPNILATLLVQATVSFAEAVLLESSLSFLGLGVPLPAPSWGSMLSIGRGYMLYSPWYAIAPGTAIMLLVLGVYLLGDGLRDVLDPRRQKTL, encoded by the coding sequence GTGGCTGGACCCACCCCAGATCGCCCTGTCGGGGCAGCGGCCATGCCGGCCCAGGCGCTTTTGCGCCCTTCGGAAACCCTCTTTTCCGCCGCGTGGCGGGCTCTGCTGCGCCACCGCTCGGGCATGGTCGGCCTGCTCATCACCTTGACGCTGCTGATCCTGGCCCTCAGCGCGCCCCTCCTCGCGCCCTACGACCCCCTGGAGATGCACGCCGCGGACAAGCTCTCGCCGCCCTCCCGCACCTACCTCCTGGGCACCGATGAGTTTGGCCGGGACCTCTTCAGCCGGGTGCTCTACGGGGGGCGGGTGGCCTTTAGCGTGGGCACCATTGCCGTGGTCATGGCCTCCATCCTCGGTGTGAGCATCGGCCTGGTGACGGGCTACACCGGGGGGTGGCTGGACGCGGTCAGCATGCGCTTTTTCGATGCCCTGCTGGCTTTCCCGGCCATCCTGCTGGCCATTGTCATCCTGGCCGTCCTGGGGCCGGGCATTTTCAACGCCATGCTGGCGGTGGCCATCGTCAACATCCCCGTCTTTGGCCGCCTGACCCGGGCCAATGTCTTGAGCGAAAAGCATCGGGAGTATGTGGAAGCGGCCCGGGCCGTGGGGGCACCGCCAGGGCGCATCCTGTTTCGCACCCTCTTGCCCAATATCCTGGCCACCCTGCTGGTCCAGGCCACCGTCTCCTTTGCCGAGGCGGTCCTGCTGGAGTCCTCCCTGAGCTTCCTGGGCCTGGGCGTCCCCCTGCCGGCGCCCTCCTGGGGCTCCATGCTCAGCATCGGCCGGGGCTACATGCTCTACTCCCCCTGGTACGCCATCGCACCGGGCACCGCCATCATGCTCCTGGTGCTGGGCGTCTACCTGCTGGGGGACGGCCTGCGGGATGTCCTGGATCCCCGCCGGCAGAAAACCTTGTGA
- a CDS encoding uroporphyrinogen decarboxylase family protein encodes MTSPMTHWERLRAAAQGAPVDHVPISLWRHWPHEDATAEGLANAMVRWQREWDFDLVKFMPTGTYGVHDWGAATEYAPGNVGTRVVTRFGVTAPDQWPELEQLDVGRGQYGQELEALRLAAQALDNSVPILQTLFSPLTTARKLAGDRIFADLRQHPDEFKAGLQIIAETTARFAQACVEAGAHGFFLATQCSTYRLLSEAEYREFGQPYDLLVLEAVKDRTEFNMLHVHGEDIMFDLMASYPVQLLNWHDRLTWPTLQEAQARFAGIVVGGINDRQTLLHGTPEQVRAEVQDALAQTQGRRLVVGPGCVIPTDTPVANIRAAVEAVRSAHG; translated from the coding sequence ATGACCTCACCCATGACCCACTGGGAACGGCTGCGGGCCGCCGCCCAGGGCGCGCCCGTGGACCACGTGCCCATCAGCCTGTGGCGCCACTGGCCCCACGAAGACGCCACGGCCGAAGGCCTGGCCAACGCCATGGTGCGCTGGCAGCGGGAGTGGGATTTCGACCTGGTCAAATTCATGCCCACCGGCACCTACGGCGTCCACGACTGGGGCGCGGCCACCGAGTACGCGCCCGGCAACGTGGGCACCCGGGTCGTCACTCGCTTCGGCGTCACCGCCCCGGACCAGTGGCCCGAGCTGGAACAACTGGACGTGGGCCGGGGGCAGTACGGCCAGGAGCTGGAGGCCCTGCGTCTGGCTGCCCAGGCCCTGGACAACAGCGTCCCCATCCTCCAGACCCTCTTCAGCCCCCTGACCACGGCCCGCAAGCTGGCCGGGGACCGCATCTTCGCCGACCTGCGCCAGCATCCGGACGAATTCAAGGCCGGGCTGCAGATCATCGCCGAGACCACGGCCCGCTTCGCCCAGGCCTGTGTGGAGGCCGGCGCCCACGGCTTCTTCCTGGCCACCCAGTGCAGCACCTACCGTCTCCTCAGCGAGGCCGAATACCGGGAGTTCGGCCAACCCTACGACCTCCTGGTCCTGGAGGCGGTGAAAGACCGGACGGAGTTCAACATGTTGCACGTCCACGGTGAGGACATCATGTTCGACCTGATGGCCAGCTATCCGGTTCAGCTCCTCAACTGGCACGACCGCCTGACCTGGCCCACCCTCCAGGAGGCCCAGGCCCGCTTTGCCGGCATCGTGGTGGGCGGCATCAACGACCGCCAGACCCTGCTCCACGGCACGCCCGAACAGGTGCGCGCCGAAGTGCAGGACGCGCTGGCCCAGACCCAGGGGCGCCGGCTGGTGGTGGGGCCGGGCTGTGTCATCCCCACCGACACCCCCGTGGCCAACATCCGGGCTGCGGTGGAGGCCGTGCGCAGCGCCCATGGCTAG
- a CDS encoding acyl-CoA dehydrogenase family protein, with protein sequence MLYPLTERQERLVKVARELAARFHERAADHDRDGSFPFENFEDIRASGLPALVVPEEYGGWGASLLETVMVMEALAMGDGSTALSLTMHMQTLGGALESGAWPQPILDEFCRAAVQRGALINAIATEPELGSPSRGGRPKTTARPIVGADGQPTAWILNGRKNFASMSPTLDYMVIMAALEDGSGGVGHFVVTPGPGVEIVETWDALGMRATGSHDVCLTDVRVPHEHFIPPQRKDEMAPKFNAWFPLTVSAVYVGVAAAALQAAGRFALERVPTGLGRPIAEVESIQRRLGQAELLLHQARVHLYHTAELWARYPRRRGELGESIIVAKYTATNNAVAVVDHCMRVVGGASMSRRLPLERYYRDVRGGLYHPMNDDLALVTLGRQVLAQLRKTES encoded by the coding sequence GTGCTGTATCCACTGACCGAAAGGCAAGAGCGTCTGGTGAAGGTGGCCCGGGAGCTGGCTGCCCGCTTTCACGAGCGGGCGGCCGACCACGACCGGGACGGCTCTTTTCCCTTCGAAAATTTCGAGGACATCCGGGCCAGTGGCTTACCGGCCCTGGTGGTGCCTGAGGAGTACGGCGGCTGGGGCGCATCGCTGCTGGAGACGGTCATGGTCATGGAAGCCCTGGCCATGGGCGACGGCAGCACAGCCCTGAGCCTCACCATGCACATGCAGACCCTGGGCGGTGCGCTGGAAAGTGGGGCCTGGCCCCAGCCCATCCTGGACGAGTTCTGCCGGGCTGCAGTCCAGCGCGGGGCGCTGATCAACGCCATCGCCACCGAGCCAGAGCTGGGCAGCCCCAGCCGGGGCGGCCGGCCCAAGACCACGGCCCGCCCCATCGTCGGGGCGGATGGGCAGCCCACGGCCTGGATCCTCAACGGCCGCAAGAACTTCGCCAGTATGAGCCCCACCCTGGACTACATGGTGATCATGGCCGCCCTGGAGGATGGCAGCGGCGGCGTCGGTCACTTTGTGGTCACGCCCGGCCCCGGCGTGGAGATTGTGGAGACATGGGATGCCCTGGGCATGCGGGCCACCGGCAGCCACGATGTCTGCCTGACCGATGTGCGGGTGCCCCACGAACATTTCATCCCGCCCCAGCGCAAGGACGAGATGGCCCCCAAGTTCAACGCCTGGTTCCCCCTGACGGTGAGCGCCGTCTACGTGGGTGTGGCGGCCGCCGCGCTCCAGGCTGCCGGCCGCTTTGCCCTGGAGCGGGTGCCCACCGGCCTGGGCAGACCCATCGCCGAGGTGGAAAGCATCCAGCGGCGGCTGGGCCAGGCGGAGCTGCTCCTGCACCAGGCCCGGGTGCATCTCTACCACACGGCGGAGCTTTGGGCGCGCTACCCGCGACGGCGTGGCGAGCTGGGGGAATCCATCATCGTGGCCAAGTACACGGCCACCAACAACGCGGTGGCCGTGGTGGATCACTGCATGCGGGTGGTGGGCGGTGCCAGCATGAGCCGACGGCTGCCCCTGGAGCGGTACTACCGGGATGTGCGGGGCGGGCTCTACCACCCCATGAACGACGACCTGGCGTTGGTGACGTTGGGGCGACAGGTGTTGGCCCAGTTGCGGAAAACTGAATCGTAG
- a CDS encoding ComEA family DNA-binding protein — protein MQSPEQQVAARAVTGEFHLFSYLLGLLTALTLLGGGLWLMRRPEPPPVVLQPPPTPLPTATATATPTPAPIVVFVSGAVARPGLYALAPEARVGDAIAAAGGLLPSASSAVINQAEKLWDGAQVHVPDGSQMVVDGPPAGVSGLLPTPTAAAMALGGVPGGRINLNTASVEELERLPGIGPSKAQAIIANRPYATVDDLERVPGIGAKTLDQLRDYVTAP, from the coding sequence ATGCAATCCCCCGAGCAACAGGTGGCGGCCCGGGCCGTCACCGGAGAATTTCACCTTTTTTCCTATCTGTTGGGTCTTCTGACCGCGTTGACCCTCCTGGGGGGTGGGCTCTGGCTGATGCGACGTCCCGAGCCGCCCCCCGTGGTCCTTCAGCCTCCGCCCACGCCCCTGCCCACCGCCACAGCTACCGCCACGCCCACCCCCGCGCCCATCGTCGTCTTTGTAAGCGGCGCGGTGGCCCGGCCTGGCCTCTATGCCCTGGCGCCCGAGGCCCGGGTGGGGGATGCCATCGCCGCGGCCGGCGGCCTGCTGCCTTCAGCCAGCAGCGCTGTCATCAACCAGGCGGAAAAGTTGTGGGATGGCGCCCAGGTTCACGTACCCGATGGCAGCCAGATGGTCGTGGATGGACCGCCGGCGGGCGTTTCCGGCCTGTTGCCCACACCTACGGCCGCTGCCATGGCCCTGGGCGGGGTCCCTGGCGGTCGGATCAATCTCAATACCGCCAGCGTTGAGGAGCTGGAACGCCTGCCCGGCATCGGCCCCAGCAAGGCCCAGGCCATCATCGCCAACCGCCCCTACGCCACCGTGGACGACCTGGAGCGGGTACCCGGCATCGGCGCCAAGACTCTCGACCAGCTTCGGGACTACGTGACAGCCCCGTAA
- a CDS encoding PQQ-dependent sugar dehydrogenase gives MTCQESAGRPHLTVAVDASTYARWTLQWADADRPLTGDETLYLRAERTGTLTPNLYLVEREGRRVPVNLARYGLKEGRSEVRIPLREFKDDQGKTLAFDQITGVQIVFEWADMAGELTLESLRFDSVWEEPVAPSAQAQELAEGLQMPEGFAVAPVADNLLQMTQIEFTPEGEMLVSLQGGRVWWYVDDDGDGQYDRRRLYAAGFTEIVGLLYDPEDGAVWIGGRGQLYRTADSDGNGVADERSLRIDGLPWGRHQNNGLTWNPDPDPFSGEPGHHWIYFGLGSTDDLVVGGELNATILRFPRDGQGQADLEVVSRGVRNAYDVVWAPVPVDLDNPDGETRWQLFASENGPDFNDAPDEVNHIRWGHHYGFPEQFGPVEDGVDGDPYSGPVYPVTAHASADGLAYITNPAWPPAYRTLYVSLFGEVFSPEPVGHIVERVTLHPETTAGGTTYRGEPSDFIVGLNRPLPLAVAPSGDLIVGDYATGVIYQVYYAGE, from the coding sequence ATGACCTGCCAGGAAAGCGCCGGCCGGCCCCACCTGACGGTGGCGGTGGACGCGTCCACCTACGCCCGCTGGACGCTCCAGTGGGCCGATGCAGACCGGCCCCTGACGGGCGACGAGACCCTCTACCTGCGGGCCGAACGGACCGGCACCCTCACGCCCAACCTCTATCTGGTGGAACGGGAAGGCCGGCGGGTTCCGGTCAACCTGGCCCGCTACGGCCTGAAGGAGGGACGCAGCGAAGTCCGCATCCCCCTGCGAGAGTTCAAGGACGACCAGGGTAAGACCCTGGCCTTTGACCAGATCACCGGCGTCCAGATCGTCTTCGAGTGGGCCGACATGGCCGGCGAGCTGACCCTGGAAAGTCTCCGTTTTGATTCGGTCTGGGAGGAGCCGGTCGCCCCTTCGGCCCAGGCCCAGGAATTGGCCGAGGGCCTGCAGATGCCGGAGGGCTTCGCCGTCGCGCCCGTGGCCGACAACCTGCTGCAGATGACCCAGATCGAATTCACCCCCGAGGGGGAGATGCTGGTCAGTCTGCAGGGCGGCCGGGTCTGGTGGTACGTGGATGACGACGGCGACGGCCAGTATGACCGGCGACGCCTCTACGCGGCGGGCTTCACCGAGATCGTGGGGCTGCTCTACGACCCGGAGGACGGCGCCGTCTGGATCGGCGGGCGAGGGCAGCTCTACCGCACCGCAGACAGTGACGGCAACGGCGTGGCCGACGAACGAAGCCTCCGCATCGATGGGCTGCCCTGGGGACGCCACCAGAACAACGGCCTGACCTGGAACCCGGATCCGGATCCCTTCAGCGGCGAACCTGGCCACCACTGGATCTACTTCGGCCTGGGCTCCACCGATGACCTGGTGGTGGGCGGCGAGCTCAACGCCACCATCCTCCGCTTCCCCCGGGATGGCCAGGGCCAGGCCGACCTGGAGGTGGTCAGCCGGGGCGTCCGCAACGCCTACGACGTGGTCTGGGCGCCGGTGCCAGTGGACCTGGACAACCCGGACGGCGAAACTCGCTGGCAGCTCTTCGCCAGTGAAAACGGCCCAGACTTCAACGACGCGCCCGACGAGGTGAACCACATCCGCTGGGGCCACCACTACGGCTTCCCGGAGCAGTTTGGCCCGGTGGAAGACGGGGTGGACGGCGATCCCTACAGCGGGCCCGTCTACCCGGTCACGGCCCACGCCAGCGCCGACGGCCTGGCCTACATCACCAACCCGGCGTGGCCACCCGCCTACCGCACCCTGTACGTCTCCCTTTTCGGCGAAGTCTTCAGCCCGGAGCCGGTGGGCCACATCGTGGAGCGGGTGACCCTGCACCCCGAGACGACGGCCGGTGGAACCACCTACCGGGGTGAGCCCAGCGATTTCATCGTGGGCCTGAACCGGCCTCTCCCCCTGGCCGTGGCTCCCTCTGGGGACCTGATCGTGGGCGATTATGCCACGGGCGTGATCTACCAGGTCTACTACGCGGGTGAATAA
- a CDS encoding protein-methionine-sulfoxide reductase heme-binding subunit MsrQ has translation METLRRTLLRHWLWLAVNLGALWPLAQLLWDVWAGRLSVNPIADLTTRTGQAAIILLLLTLAVTPLQILGWRQVTVVRKSLGLWAFFYASVHLLIFVGLDYGFNLDFILRDGLPQKPYIVAGLAAFLILVPLALTSTRGWMKRLGRRWKQLHRWIYLAAGLAVVHYLWVAKIDLGRPALYAVLLLLLLAVRVPGIRRVLANRRRRRPALHAGSSATRPHPRDARKPVR, from the coding sequence ATGGAAACCCTGCGACGGACCCTGCTCCGCCACTGGCTCTGGCTGGCCGTCAACCTGGGGGCGCTGTGGCCCCTGGCCCAGCTCCTTTGGGATGTTTGGGCCGGTCGGCTCAGCGTCAACCCCATCGCCGACCTGACGACCCGCACGGGGCAGGCGGCCATCATCCTGCTCCTGCTGACCCTGGCCGTCACCCCCCTCCAGATCCTGGGCTGGCGCCAGGTGACCGTTGTGCGCAAGTCCCTGGGGTTGTGGGCCTTTTTCTACGCCAGCGTGCATCTGCTGATCTTCGTAGGGCTGGACTACGGCTTCAACCTGGATTTCATCCTGCGGGATGGCCTGCCCCAGAAGCCCTACATCGTGGCCGGCCTGGCCGCCTTCCTGATCCTGGTGCCCCTGGCCCTCACCTCCACCCGGGGCTGGATGAAGCGCCTGGGCCGGCGCTGGAAGCAGCTCCACCGGTGGATCTACCTGGCGGCCGGCCTGGCCGTGGTCCACTACCTTTGGGTCGCCAAGATCGACCTGGGGCGGCCGGCCCTCTACGCCGTCCTCCTCCTGCTGCTCCTGGCGGTCCGGGTGCCGGGGATACGGCGCGTACTGGCCAACCGGCGCCGCCGACGGCCGGCCCTCCATGCCGGGTCCAGCGCCACGAGGCCACACCCCCGGGACGCAAGGAAGCCAGTGAGGTAG
- the msrP gene encoding protein-methionine-sulfoxide reductase catalytic subunit MsrP → MVPIRPSEITPEHVYLNRRKFMAGAGALAGAVALAACGPSLPTTGEGATAAEAAPEAAAAASAVPLEDLPPALAHAEPFASQQTDELGDPLNAYDEITHYNNYYEFTTDKQGVARLAEKFHSRPWTVKVGGLVNNPKTYDVDDLLRKFPQEERIYRLRCVEAWSMVIPWVGFPLAELLKEVEPKSEARFVRFRSIFRPDEMPGQQARWLEWPYTEGLRLDEAMHPLTILATGMYGKLLVNANGAPLRLVVPWKYGFKSIKAIVEIDLVEKMPVSTWMAAAPNEYGFYANVNPNVDHSRWSQATERRVGELGRRETLMFNGYEEEVAHLYDGMDLRANF, encoded by the coding sequence ATGGTTCCCATTCGACCTTCGGAAATCACACCAGAACATGTCTATCTCAACCGCCGCAAGTTCATGGCGGGCGCCGGCGCGCTGGCCGGTGCGGTGGCCCTGGCCGCCTGCGGGCCATCCCTGCCCACCACTGGGGAGGGAGCAACCGCGGCAGAGGCAGCACCTGAGGCCGCTGCAGCCGCCTCAGCGGTTCCCCTGGAGGATCTGCCCCCGGCCCTGGCCCACGCCGAGCCCTTTGCCAGCCAACAGACGGACGAATTGGGCGATCCCCTGAACGCTTACGACGAGATCACCCACTACAACAACTACTATGAATTCACCACCGACAAACAGGGGGTGGCCCGGTTGGCCGAAAAGTTCCACAGCCGGCCCTGGACGGTGAAGGTGGGTGGCCTGGTCAACAACCCCAAGACCTACGACGTCGACGACCTGCTGCGCAAATTTCCCCAGGAAGAGCGCATCTACCGGCTGCGCTGCGTGGAGGCCTGGTCCATGGTCATCCCCTGGGTGGGCTTCCCCCTGGCCGAGCTGCTCAAGGAAGTGGAGCCCAAGTCTGAGGCCCGCTTTGTCCGTTTTCGCTCCATCTTCCGGCCGGATGAAATGCCCGGCCAGCAGGCCCGGTGGCTGGAATGGCCCTACACGGAAGGCCTGCGCCTGGATGAAGCCATGCACCCTCTGACCATCCTGGCCACCGGGATGTATGGCAAGCTCCTGGTCAACGCCAATGGAGCGCCCCTGCGGCTGGTGGTGCCGTGGAAGTATGGCTTCAAGAGTATCAAGGCCATCGTCGAGATCGATCTGGTGGAAAAGATGCCCGTCTCTACCTGGATGGCCGCCGCGCCCAACGAGTACGGCTTCTACGCCAACGTCAACCCCAACGTGGACCATTCCCGCTGGTCCCAGGCCACGGAGCGCCGGGTGGGCGAGCTGGGGCGTCGGGAGACGCTGATGTTCAATGGCTACGAGGAGGAGGTGGCCCATCTCTACGACGGCATGGACCTGCGGGCCAACTTCTGA
- a CDS encoding DUF2231 domain-containing protein, which produces MPDLITRLHPAVVHFPIAFLLLSSGAGLLYLYWRPRPELRILTWWPMALGWIGGGLAVLSGLLAQSNLPPQPPYGAILNWHIGTGLAMLVVYGDLLYRRWLWQMRRTRRMEKSPGVGSHGTPPQDWLDEPGARLWVTGLLLLGAALVVASGWNGGRLVYEWGVNVARP; this is translated from the coding sequence ATGCCCGATCTCATCACCCGTCTTCACCCCGCCGTGGTCCATTTCCCCATCGCCTTCCTGTTACTGTCCAGCGGGGCAGGGCTACTCTACCTCTACTGGCGGCCCCGACCAGAGCTTCGTATCCTCACCTGGTGGCCCATGGCCCTGGGCTGGATCGGCGGCGGGCTGGCAGTGCTCAGTGGGCTCCTGGCCCAGAGCAACCTGCCCCCCCAGCCCCCCTACGGCGCCATCCTCAACTGGCACATCGGCACAGGACTGGCCATGTTGGTCGTCTACGGCGACCTGCTCTATCGTCGCTGGCTGTGGCAGATGCGCCGGACCCGGCGCATGGAAAAGTCCCCAGGTGTCGGCTCCCACGGAACTCCTCCCCAGGACTGGCTGGATGAGCCCGGCGCGCGGCTCTGGGTGACCGGGCTGCTTCTGTTGGGCGCGGCACTGGTGGTGGCCAGCGGCTGGAACGGCGGCCGGCTGGTCTACGAATGGGGCGTCAACGTGGCCCGCCCCTGA
- a CDS encoding S49 family peptidase — protein sequence MQRTSWEYLIWAGFLLVCLVLGLGLGQWAAPQPVIGLVRFEGTIDLESAGPLIDLLEAARKDRRVAAVVLELASPGGLATSSENIFYTLLKMRQEKPVVAVIDGIAVSGGYYVAAAANRIYAPASAYVGNIGTRGPRPPDPSLAPEELSSGPYKLTGGSRFDRIRQLELVKESFLGHVVHMRQNAELNPLQVAPEVLAEARIYLGSEAVAIGLVDVEGSRSDAITGAAELAGIRRYQVVELESYLGGTAVPTPQPLDEAVQTLVETAPPDAVFLLDTRIPLPGVLEGTEVDQHLLRLRSMAPLPTSHTLPRPPESSGVAPFPAGD from the coding sequence ATGCAACGCACGTCCTGGGAATATCTGATCTGGGCTGGCTTTCTGCTGGTATGTCTCGTGTTGGGCCTTGGGCTGGGCCAATGGGCCGCGCCCCAGCCGGTCATCGGGTTGGTCCGCTTTGAAGGCACCATCGACCTGGAGAGCGCCGGGCCGCTGATTGACCTGTTGGAAGCGGCCCGAAAAGATCGCCGCGTTGCGGCCGTGGTCCTGGAGCTGGCCAGCCCGGGCGGCCTGGCCACCAGCAGCGAGAACATCTTCTACACCCTGCTGAAAATGCGGCAGGAAAAACCGGTGGTAGCGGTCATCGACGGCATCGCCGTGAGCGGCGGCTACTACGTGGCCGCGGCGGCCAACCGCATCTACGCGCCGGCCAGCGCCTACGTGGGCAACATCGGCACCCGAGGGCCGCGCCCCCCGGACCCCAGCCTGGCGCCGGAGGAGCTGAGCAGTGGCCCCTACAAGCTCACCGGCGGCAGCCGTTTCGACCGCATCCGGCAGTTGGAGCTGGTCAAGGAATCGTTCCTGGGCCATGTGGTACATATGCGCCAGAACGCGGAGCTCAATCCCCTACAGGTAGCACCAGAGGTGCTGGCCGAAGCCCGCATCTACCTGGGCAGTGAGGCCGTGGCCATCGGCCTGGTGGATGTGGAGGGAAGCCGCTCCGACGCCATCACAGGGGCCGCGGAGCTGGCCGGCATACGCCGCTACCAGGTGGTGGAGCTGGAAAGCTACCTGGGCGGCACAGCCGTCCCCACGCCCCAGCCCCTGGATGAAGCGGTCCAAACGCTGGTAGAGACCGCCCCGCCCGATGCAGTTTTCCTGCTGGATACCCGCATCCCCCTGCCTGGGGTTCTGGAAGGCACCGAAGTCGATCAACATCTCCTGCGCCTTCGGTCCATGGCCCCCCTGCCCACTTCCCACACCCTGCCCCGGCCACCGGAGTCTTCCGGCGTGGCCCCATTCCCAGCGGGAGATTGA